In Gammaproteobacteria bacterium, one DNA window encodes the following:
- a CDS encoding glutathione S-transferase family protein has product MLKLYQFERTWGIPNLSPFCCKVETYLRMAGIGHDIKPALPMRAPKGKLPYISDQGKTLGDSRFIIEYLKSAYHDLDSGLTQEELALSTALQRLLEEHLFWVALYSRWQYTDENWQTNKKAIFSPLPPIIRDIVANRWRKKIQRQIYGHGMGRHQAEEIFALGKQDIDALAAYLGHKPYFLGDRPTAVDASAFGLLINISGCPIESPLKEYALTKENLTAYIERIMHGFYPDLHDSRSEG; this is encoded by the coding sequence ATGCTGAAGCTATATCAATTTGAACGTACCTGGGGTATCCCCAATTTAAGCCCGTTCTGCTGCAAAGTTGAAACCTATTTGCGCATGGCCGGTATCGGACACGACATTAAGCCCGCGCTGCCCATGCGTGCGCCCAAGGGCAAATTGCCTTATATCAGCGATCAAGGCAAAACGCTCGGCGACTCGCGCTTCATCATCGAATATCTAAAATCCGCTTATCACGATTTGGATAGCGGATTGACCCAGGAGGAATTGGCTCTGTCCACCGCTTTGCAGCGTTTGCTGGAAGAGCATTTATTTTGGGTCGCGCTGTATTCCCGCTGGCAATATACCGATGAAAATTGGCAAACCAATAAAAAAGCCATCTTTAGTCCATTGCCGCCAATAATCCGGGATATTGTCGCCAACCGTTGGCGCAAAAAAATTCAACGGCAGATTTATGGCCATGGCATGGGCAGACATCAAGCGGAAGAAATATTCGCATTGGGCAAGCAGGATATCGATGCATTGGCGGCATATCTCGGCCACAAGCCGTATTTCTTGGGTGATCGCCCGACCGCAGTGGATGCATCGGCTTTCGGATTACTGATCAACATCAGCGGTTGCCCCATCGAATCTCCGCTCAAGGAATATGCATTAACCAAAGAAAATCTCACGGCCTATATCGAGCGGATTATGCACGGCTTCTATCCGGATCTGCATGATTCGCGAAGTGAAGGGTAG
- the hrpA gene encoding ATP-dependent RNA helicase HrpA, with product MKKLPPEAIAKRLAHLPRPTYAEDLPVNVRREEIKEAIENHQVVIICGETGSGKTTQIPKICLELQRGVHGLIGHTQPRRIAARTVAGRIAAELNSPLGQAVGYKVRFTDKIGADSYIKLMTDGILLAETQGDPLLQAYDTLIIDEAHERSLNIDFLLGYLKQLLPKRPDLKLIVTSATIDAQRFSRHFNDAPVIEVSGRLYPVEIHYRPLLTDEDDDSDGDVQQAIVKAVEELHAVGSGDILVFLPGEREIRETAETLRKHSFHRLHAAIEILPLFARLSVAEQERVFQPGGARRIVLATNVAETSLTVPGIHYVIDTGLARINRYSYRNKVEQLLVEKISQASANQRAGRCGRVANGVCIRLYSEQDFNGRPAFTDPEILRSSLASVILRMKSLKIGDVEDFPFLEPPSPRMIADGYQLLAELGAVDDNRNLTATGWRLAKFPLDPKIARMILAAKQENCLHEILIIASALSVQDPRDRPFEHQTAADEAHRRFQDERSDFLAYLKLWDFYDELLKHKKSNKKLMAQCRELFLSYRRLREWREIHGQLHTLMAELGFRPNEIPAGYDEIHRALLPGLLGNIGFKTEKEGEYLGARGIKFAIFPGSVLKKGKAKWVVAAELVETAKLYARCAAKIDPVWLERIAGNLCKRHYFDPHWEKKRAQVVAFEQVTLYGLIIVSKRPINYGPIHPKEAREIFIRSALVAREYVTPAPFLAHNQALIQEIEELEHKTRRQDVLVDEQEIFAFFDAIIPQDISNGAAFEKWRKQAEQQNPRLLYLQRELLMRHEAGHVTEVQFPEQMTLPDGSELALTYRFEPGHPLDGVTVAVPLPLLNRLEAKQLDYLVPGLIREKITWYLKALPKQIRRMLVPLPETVTEFLVSHSNTVHPLPLADALAQFILRKTTLTVPPDTWQTGEVPLHLLMNIRVIDDTGEELVMSRDLAGLQRQLGQAAQQSFVQRGSASEKIAIERDQITCWDFGDLPVEIGFMRNGQPLTGYPALIDQTESVAIRLFDTREAADHAMRSGVRRLLCLMLKDQIKQLDKNLPGLKQASMQLASRMNPGDLKQDMLNAIIDRALLNDDPLPRSETEFAAQCQRARKRLPEVSAALAKLLQQTGTDYQTLITRLPAVRNERVKAELNEQLDHLLYSGFLGNTGWSRLQQLPRYLKGMALRLEKLAANPERDQRNSTEVMPFWQQYLQRLEKHRKAGLCDENLEEFRWQIEELRVSLFAQELKTPFPVSPKRLQKLWESVQP from the coding sequence ATGAAAAAACTCCCTCCCGAAGCCATCGCCAAACGGCTTGCCCATCTTCCTCGCCCAACATATGCGGAAGATTTGCCAGTCAATGTTCGCCGCGAGGAAATCAAAGAAGCGATTGAGAACCACCAGGTGGTGATCATTTGCGGGGAGACCGGGTCGGGCAAGACTACGCAGATCCCGAAAATCTGCCTGGAGCTTCAGCGTGGCGTGCATGGCTTGATCGGGCATACGCAGCCGCGCAGGATTGCGGCGCGGACGGTGGCGGGGCGGATTGCGGCGGAGTTGAACAGTCCGCTGGGGCAGGCGGTCGGTTACAAGGTGCGGTTTACCGACAAGATCGGCGCGGACAGTTACATCAAATTGATGACCGACGGTATTCTTCTGGCGGAGACGCAGGGCGATCCGCTGTTGCAGGCGTACGATACACTGATTATCGACGAGGCGCACGAGCGCAGTCTGAATATCGATTTCCTGCTCGGTTACCTCAAGCAATTGCTGCCGAAGCGGCCGGATCTGAAGCTGATCGTCACTTCCGCAACCATCGATGCGCAGCGTTTTTCCCGGCATTTTAACGACGCGCCGGTGATCGAGGTCAGCGGGCGGTTGTATCCGGTCGAGATTCATTACCGTCCGCTGCTGACCGATGAGGACGACGACAGCGACGGCGACGTGCAGCAGGCCATCGTCAAAGCGGTTGAAGAGCTACATGCCGTGGGTTCCGGCGATATTCTGGTGTTTCTGCCGGGCGAGCGCGAAATTCGCGAGACCGCCGAAACCTTGCGCAAGCACTCGTTTCACCGGCTTCACGCCGCTATCGAAATCCTGCCGTTGTTTGCCCGGTTGTCGGTGGCTGAGCAGGAGCGGGTATTTCAGCCGGGCGGCGCGCGCCGCATCGTGTTGGCGACCAATGTCGCGGAAACGTCGCTGACCGTGCCCGGAATTCATTATGTGATCGACACCGGCCTGGCGCGCATCAACCGCTACAGTTACCGGAACAAGGTCGAGCAGTTGCTGGTAGAGAAAATCTCGCAAGCGTCGGCCAACCAGCGCGCCGGGCGCTGCGGCCGGGTGGCGAATGGGGTGTGTATCCGGTTGTATTCCGAGCAGGATTTTAACGGCAGACCGGCGTTCACCGATCCGGAAATCCTGCGTTCGTCGCTGGCGTCGGTGATTCTACGCATGAAGTCGCTAAAAATCGGCGATGTCGAGGATTTTCCGTTTCTCGAGCCGCCGTCGCCGCGCATGATCGCCGATGGTTATCAGTTGCTGGCGGAACTCGGCGCGGTCGACGACAACCGCAATCTGACCGCCACCGGCTGGCGCTTGGCGAAGTTTCCGCTTGATCCTAAAATCGCCCGCATGATTCTGGCGGCGAAACAGGAAAATTGCCTGCACGAAATTTTGATCATCGCGTCGGCATTGAGCGTGCAAGATCCGCGCGACCGGCCGTTCGAACACCAAACCGCCGCCGATGAGGCGCACCGGCGTTTTCAGGACGAACGTTCGGACTTTTTGGCGTATCTGAAATTGTGGGATTTCTACGACGAACTGCTGAAGCACAAGAAATCCAATAAGAAACTGATGGCACAGTGCCGCGAGTTGTTTTTGTCATACCGGCGCTTGCGCGAATGGCGCGAGATTCACGGGCAATTGCATACGCTGATGGCGGAACTGGGTTTCAGGCCGAACGAAATTCCGGCGGGTTACGATGAGATTCATCGCGCGTTGTTGCCCGGTTTGCTCGGTAATATCGGTTTCAAAACCGAGAAAGAGGGGGAATATCTGGGCGCGCGCGGCATCAAGTTCGCCATTTTTCCCGGCTCGGTATTGAAAAAAGGCAAGGCTAAGTGGGTGGTGGCGGCGGAATTGGTCGAAACCGCCAAGCTGTACGCGCGCTGCGCGGCGAAAATCGATCCGGTCTGGCTGGAACGGATCGCCGGGAATTTGTGCAAGCGGCATTATTTCGATCCACATTGGGAAAAAAAGCGCGCGCAAGTCGTCGCGTTTGAGCAAGTCACGCTGTACGGTTTGATCATCGTGTCGAAACGGCCGATCAATTACGGGCCGATCCATCCCAAAGAAGCGCGCGAGATTTTTATCCGCTCGGCGCTGGTTGCGAGGGAATACGTCACGCCAGCGCCATTCTTGGCGCATAACCAAGCATTAATTCAGGAAATCGAAGAGCTGGAACACAAAACGCGGCGGCAGGATGTGTTGGTCGACGAGCAGGAGATTTTTGCTTTCTTCGACGCGATCATTCCGCAAGACATCAGCAACGGCGCCGCTTTTGAAAAATGGCGCAAGCAAGCGGAACAACAGAATCCGCGCTTGCTGTATTTGCAGCGCGAGCTACTGATGCGCCACGAAGCCGGACACGTTACCGAAGTGCAATTCCCGGAACAGATGACGTTGCCAGACGGCAGTGAACTGGCGCTTACGTATCGGTTTGAGCCCGGCCATCCGCTCGACGGTGTGACGGTGGCCGTGCCGTTGCCATTGCTGAACCGGCTGGAGGCGAAGCAGTTGGATTACCTGGTGCCGGGATTGATCCGCGAGAAGATCACCTGGTATCTGAAAGCGCTGCCGAAACAAATCCGCCGCATGCTGGTGCCTTTGCCTGAAACCGTGACGGAATTTCTAGTGAGCCATTCGAATACCGTGCATCCGTTACCGCTGGCTGATGCGCTGGCACAATTCATCCTCAGAAAAACCACGCTGACGGTGCCGCCGGATACTTGGCAAACTGGCGAGGTGCCACTGCATTTGCTGATGAATATCCGCGTAATCGATGATACCGGTGAGGAATTGGTGATGAGCCGCGATTTAGCCGGATTGCAGCGGCAACTCGGCCAAGCCGCGCAGCAGTCGTTTGTGCAGCGCGGCTCCGCTAGCGAAAAAATTGCCATTGAGCGCGATCAAATCACGTGCTGGGATTTCGGCGATTTGCCGGTGGAAATCGGCTTCATGCGTAACGGTCAGCCATTGACCGGATATCCGGCGCTGATCGACCAAACCGAGAGTGTCGCGATCCGTCTGTTCGATACCCGCGAAGCGGCGGATCATGCAATGCGCTCGGGTGTGCGGCGATTGTTGTGCCTGATGCTGAAAGATCAAATCAAGCAACTGGACAAGAATCTGCCCGGATTGAAGCAGGCCAGCATGCAACTGGCAAGCCGGATGAATCCGGGTGATTTGAAGCAAGACATGCTGAATGCGATTATCGACCGGGCACTGCTCAATGACGATCCCCTGCCGCGCAGCGAAACCGAGTTTGCCGCGCAGTGCCAGCGCGCCAGAAAACGCCTGCCGGAAGTATCCGCAGCGTTGGCGAAACTCCTGCAGCAGACCGGTACCGATTATCAAACGCTGATTACGCGCTTACCGGCGGTGCGCAACGAGCGGGTGAAAGCGGAACTGAATGAACAGCTCGATCATTTGCTGTACTCAGGTTTTCTCGGCAATACCGGATGGTCACGTTTGCAACAATTGCCGCGCTATTTGAAAGGCATGGCGTTGCGCCTGGAAAAACTCGCGGCGAACCCTGAGCGGGATCAACGCAACAGCACTGAAGTGATGCCATTCTGGCAGCAATATTTGCAGCGGCTGGAAAAACACCGGAAAGCCGGTTTGTGTGATGAGAATCTAGAAGAATTCCGCTGGCAGATCGAGGAATTGCGCGTTTCGCTGTTCGCGCAGGAGCTGAAAACGCCGTTTCCGGTATCGCCCAAGCGCTTGCAGAAATTGTGGGAAAGCGTGCAACCATAA
- a CDS encoding GNAT family N-acetyltransferase has protein sequence MTIEIPLPKHFDKFFIRNWIAEDAQQLADIEFDPEVKQHLKLPTISKNEFIDRFQPRGWAIVANQGNIVAGAIDINKFELNPKKLELRILLAKEYRTRGFATEATRFFISCIFGAPWTEGVVAVIHPQNLASIALFKKLNFIHTSAITAERHVYELSRT, from the coding sequence ATGACCATCGAGATCCCACTGCCGAAGCACTTCGACAAATTCTTTATTCGCAACTGGATTGCGGAAGATGCCCAACAACTTGCTGATATTGAGTTTGACCCGGAAGTAAAACAACACCTAAAGCTACCCACAATCTCCAAGAATGAGTTTATCGATCGCTTTCAACCTCGCGGTTGGGCCATTGTAGCTAATCAGGGGAATATCGTTGCTGGCGCGATTGACATTAATAAGTTTGAACTCAACCCTAAGAAACTAGAACTCAGAATCCTCTTGGCCAAGGAATACCGAACTCGTGGCTTCGCAACCGAGGCTACTCGATTTTTTATTTCATGTATTTTCGGTGCCCCGTGGACCGAAGGGGTTGTTGCTGTAATTCACCCTCAGAATCTTGCAAGCATCGCCTTATTTAAAAAATTGAACTTCATCCACACCAGTGCAATCACGGCGGAAAGGCATGTCTATGAACTTAGTCGCACCTGA
- a CDS encoding DUF2442 domain-containing protein, producing the protein MQYPKVKSALAIDDHTLLVEFDNDEKRKYDVTPLLKTDMFSPLRNPAFFKSVQVEQGGYAVVWDSAIDISEYELWQHGQAVP; encoded by the coding sequence ATGCAATATCCAAAAGTAAAATCAGCGCTTGCCATCGATGATCATACTTTGCTGGTTGAGTTCGATAATGACGAAAAGAGAAAATACGATGTCACACCGCTGCTGAAAACAGATATGTTCTCCCCGCTGAGAAATCCGGCTTTCTTTAAGTCGGTGCAGGTAGAGCAAGGCGGGTACGCGGTCGTTTGGGATAGCGCCATCGATATCAGCGAATATGAATTGTGGCAGCACGGTCAAGCAGTGCCGTAA
- the djlA gene encoding co-chaperone DjlA → MFKIIGAISGFLLLGFIGLILGLIGGSLIDRLVAYGPGGVNPFNAARRQAVFLETVFVLMGKLAKADGRVSESEVSHVEQFMQKLRMTREHRLKAIALFKQGASPDYDIHPQLNEFLAVCGHSRNLRQVLLVYLIIMGLSDGDLNSAEDDLLRSIAGRLDYSPAAFGQLLDMVMNQMHFAAGGASSVNALDDAYKALGVSKDSTDEEIKRAYRKLMSQYHPDKLMGQGVPEDMIAVATEQAQEVQTAYDLIKKSRNLK, encoded by the coding sequence GTGTTCAAGATAATCGGTGCGATTTCCGGTTTTTTGCTGCTGGGTTTTATCGGCCTTATCCTCGGCCTGATCGGCGGCAGTCTGATCGACCGGCTGGTGGCTTACGGTCCGGGGGGCGTCAATCCGTTCAATGCCGCGCGCCGTCAGGCGGTTTTTCTGGAAACCGTTTTTGTCCTGATGGGAAAGCTGGCCAAGGCGGACGGCCGCGTATCCGAAAGCGAAGTGTCGCACGTCGAGCAGTTCATGCAAAAACTGCGCATGACGCGCGAACACCGCTTGAAAGCCATCGCGCTGTTCAAACAAGGCGCCTCCCCGGATTACGATATCCATCCGCAACTCAACGAATTTCTTGCTGTGTGCGGTCATTCCCGCAATTTGCGTCAGGTGCTGCTGGTGTATCTCATTATCATGGGATTATCCGACGGTGATTTGAATTCCGCCGAAGATGATCTGTTGCGCAGCATTGCCGGACGTCTGGACTATTCCCCGGCGGCGTTCGGGCAATTGCTCGATATGGTGATGAACCAAATGCACTTCGCCGCGGGCGGCGCCAGCTCGGTCAATGCTCTCGACGATGCCTACAAAGCGCTGGGCGTCAGTAAAGACAGTACCGACGAGGAAATCAAACGCGCTTACCGCAAATTGATGAGCCAATACCATCCGGACAAACTGATGGGGCAGGGCGTGCCGGAAGACATGATCGCGGTAGCGACCGAACAAGCCCAGGAAGTACAAACCGCTTACGATTTAATCAAGAAAAGCCGGAATCTGAAGTGA
- a CDS encoding BolA/IbaG family iron-sulfur metabolism protein, producing the protein MLTAENVKTYIEAALPCEHVQVEGDDGRHFQALIVSAQFQGKNTVQQHQMVYKSLGDKMKQEIHALSMKTLTPEQWTKQA; encoded by the coding sequence ATGCTTACAGCAGAAAACGTAAAAACCTATATTGAAGCGGCATTGCCGTGTGAGCACGTGCAAGTCGAAGGCGACGACGGACGTCATTTTCAGGCGTTGATCGTCAGTGCGCAATTTCAAGGCAAAAATACCGTGCAACAGCATCAGATGGTGTACAAATCGCTCGGCGACAAAATGAAACAGGAAATTCACGCGCTGTCGATGAAGACGCTGACGCCGGAGCAATGGACAAAACAAGCGTGA
- a CDS encoding ABC transporter permease translates to MTGFFTLLYKELLRFWKVGFQTIIAPMVSTLLYLLIFFHVLEAHVEVYPGVAYTTFLIPGLVMMAIIQNAFANASSSMIQSKISGNIVFILLSPLSYHAIFFAYIIASIVRGLLVGLGVYLVTLVFFDIPLMLPVWSILFVVLGSAILGALGLIAGIWADKFDQLAAFQNFIILPLTFLSGVFYTIHSLPVGWQFFSHLNPFFYMIDGFRYGFFGVSDISPYLSLSIVAICLVVISMLTIRMLKNGYKLRH, encoded by the coding sequence ATGACCGGATTTTTTACGCTACTGTATAAAGAATTGCTGCGCTTCTGGAAAGTCGGTTTCCAGACGATTATCGCGCCGATGGTTTCCACATTACTGTACTTGCTGATTTTCTTTCATGTGCTGGAAGCGCATGTGGAAGTGTATCCGGGCGTGGCGTACACCACGTTTCTGATCCCGGGCTTGGTGATGATGGCGATCATTCAAAATGCCTTTGCCAACGCTTCGTCCAGCATGATTCAATCGAAGATCAGCGGCAATATCGTGTTTATTCTGCTGTCCCCGTTGTCGTATCACGCCATATTCTTCGCGTACATCATTGCGTCCATCGTGCGCGGGTTGTTGGTTGGCTTGGGGGTTTATCTGGTGACGCTGGTGTTTTTCGATATTCCGCTGATGCTGCCGGTCTGGTCGATACTATTTGTCGTATTGGGCAGCGCGATATTGGGAGCGTTGGGATTGATTGCCGGTATCTGGGCGGATAAATTCGACCAACTGGCGGCTTTCCAGAACTTTATCATTTTGCCGCTGACATTCTTATCCGGCGTGTTTTATACCATTCACTCGCTACCCGTCGGCTGGCAGTTTTTTTCTCACCTCAATCCGTTTTTTTATATGATCGACGGATTCCGCTACGGCTTCTTTGGCGTATCGGATATTTCGCCTTATCTTAGCCTGTCGATTGTGGCAATATGCCTGGTGGTCATTTCCATGTTGACCATACGGATGCTTAAAAACGGCTATAAATTGCGCCATTAA
- a CDS encoding ABC transporter ATP-binding protein, whose amino-acid sequence MLPAIAVKQVSKRFGDVHALAGIDLEIHTGEFFALLGPNGAGKTTLINIIAGLSLADSGSVSVMGHDVIAQYQQARSNLGVVPQELVFDPFFTVREVLLIQSGYYGIKHNARWVDEVIEYLDLTDKANANMRALSGGMKRRVLVAQALVHKPPVIILDEPTAGVDVELRQTLWDFIQQLNRKGHTIVLTTHYLEEAETLCNRVAMLKEGKIVALDSTQNLIGGMSTGKSLQLRLQPDALPAELQSLQIRHDSGIAELRIDSYAHVESILSALRSAQIQILEMHLQQPDLEDVFVSMMKNSGNRTK is encoded by the coding sequence ATGTTGCCCGCTATCGCTGTCAAGCAAGTATCCAAGCGTTTTGGCGACGTGCATGCCTTGGCCGGTATCGATCTCGAAATTCATACCGGCGAGTTTTTTGCGCTGCTGGGGCCGAATGGCGCCGGTAAAACGACGCTGATCAATATCATTGCCGGTTTGTCGCTGGCCGATAGCGGTTCGGTAAGTGTGATGGGGCACGATGTCATCGCGCAATACCAACAAGCGCGCAGCAATCTGGGTGTGGTGCCGCAGGAATTGGTTTTCGATCCTTTCTTCACGGTGCGCGAAGTTCTGCTGATTCAATCGGGTTATTACGGTATCAAGCACAATGCGCGCTGGGTGGACGAAGTCATCGAGTATCTCGATTTGACGGATAAGGCAAACGCCAACATGCGGGCGTTATCCGGCGGTATGAAACGCCGCGTGCTGGTTGCGCAGGCGCTGGTACACAAACCGCCGGTGATCATTCTGGATGAACCGACCGCCGGAGTCGATGTGGAATTGCGCCAAACGTTGTGGGATTTTATCCAGCAGCTGAACCGCAAAGGCCACACCATCGTGCTGACCACGCATTATCTGGAAGAAGCGGAAACCCTGTGCAATCGCGTGGCGATGCTGAAAGAAGGAAAAATTGTCGCGCTGGATAGCACGCAGAATCTGATCGGTGGCATGAGCACGGGCAAATCGTTGCAGTTACGCTTGCAGCCGGATGCCTTGCCGGCGGAGCTGCAATCGTTGCAGATCCGTCATGACAGCGGCATAGCCGAATTGAGAATCGATAGTTACGCGCACGTCGAATCCATCCTGTCGGCTTTGCGATCGGCGCAAATCCAAATCCTGGAAATGCACTTGCAGCAACCCGATCTGGAAGATGTTTTTGTCAGTATGATGAAAAATAGCGGCAATCGAACAAAATGA
- a CDS encoding STAS domain-containing protein — MNVVNSLVQMIFREGDSVVVQGAVTIDNVVILTQRGIALFGDQPLTIDLNKVTEVDSTIVSMLLEWMRAMQKNNQVLHVINMPDSLKSLIQLYGVTELIPLPASEATLHSAS, encoded by the coding sequence TTGAATGTAGTGAATTCTCTGGTGCAAATGATCTTTCGTGAAGGTGACAGCGTCGTTGTACAAGGTGCTGTCACGATCGATAACGTTGTCATACTGACGCAACGAGGGATTGCATTGTTCGGCGATCAACCGCTTACCATCGATTTGAATAAAGTGACCGAAGTCGATTCCACGATCGTCAGTATGCTGCTGGAATGGATGCGTGCAATGCAAAAAAACAATCAGGTATTGCACGTAATCAATATGCCCGATAGTCTTAAAAGCTTGATTCAATTATACGGGGTGACGGAACTCATTCCGCTCCCGGCATCCGAAGCCACGCTGCACAGCGCTTCCTGA
- a CDS encoding ABC transporter substrate-binding protein translates to MKKILGIMILTISSLLAFPAWSVEMAPDRLVDKTVKEVIEIIQKDEELKNGNKDKMLDLIETKILPHFNFTRMTQLAMGQHWSKAEPGQQTKLVDEFRTLLVRTYSNALTTYNHETIKVNPIKQLGDSVETTVRTVVVQGKGREPVPIDYSMEKKPDGWKVYDVTVAGVSLVTNYRGSFNSQVRKGGVEGLLKALADKNKSLEGKK, encoded by the coding sequence ATGAAAAAAATTCTTGGAATAATGATATTAACGATCTCGAGCTTGCTAGCGTTCCCCGCGTGGTCAGTAGAGATGGCGCCCGACCGGCTGGTCGATAAAACCGTCAAGGAAGTGATCGAGATCATCCAGAAAGACGAAGAATTGAAAAATGGCAATAAAGATAAAATGCTCGATCTGATCGAGACCAAGATACTGCCGCACTTCAATTTTACCCGCATGACACAGCTTGCGATGGGGCAACATTGGTCGAAAGCCGAGCCGGGACAGCAAACCAAACTGGTCGACGAATTCCGTACCTTGCTGGTGCGCACTTATTCCAATGCATTGACGACTTATAATCACGAAACGATCAAAGTCAATCCGATCAAGCAACTGGGCGACAGCGTCGAAACTACAGTGCGCACAGTGGTTGTGCAAGGAAAAGGAAGGGAACCGGTGCCGATCGATTACAGCATGGAGAAAAAGCCGGACGGCTGGAAAGTTTACGATGTGACCGTCGCCGGTGTCAGTCTGGTCACCAATTACCGCGGATCGTTTAACAGCCAGGTACGTAAAGGCGGCGTTGAAGGACTGCTGAAAGCGCTGGCGGACAAGAATAAATCCCTGGAAGGTAAGAAATAA
- the mlaD gene encoding outer membrane lipid asymmetry maintenance protein MlaD, which yields MQRTTMDLWVGLFVVMGVAALMILSLKVGNLNVYNPSHSYVITGNFENIGGLKVRAPVKSAGVVVGRVTDIQFSTQTYDAVVTMSMDSRFPFPKDTFASILTSGLLGEQYIGLAAGGDEVKLKDGDKIMKTNSAMVLEELIGRFLFNKASEDDSSL from the coding sequence ATGCAGCGGACAACGATGGATTTGTGGGTGGGATTGTTTGTGGTCATGGGGGTTGCCGCGCTCATGATCTTGAGTCTCAAAGTGGGTAATCTCAATGTCTATAATCCTTCCCACAGCTATGTCATCACCGGTAATTTTGAAAATATCGGCGGCCTGAAAGTGCGCGCGCCGGTCAAAAGCGCGGGTGTCGTCGTCGGACGCGTTACCGATATTCAGTTCAGCACGCAGACCTACGATGCGGTTGTGACGATGAGCATGGATAGCCGTTTTCCGTTTCCTAAAGATACCTTTGCCAGTATCTTGACGTCCGGCTTGCTGGGCGAGCAATACATCGGATTGGCTGCGGGCGGGGATGAGGTGAAACTGAAGGATGGCGATAAAATCATGAAGACCAATTCCGCTATGGTGCTGGAGGAATTGATCGGCCGCTTTTTGTTTAACAAAGCTTCGGAAGACGATTCTTCTTTGTGA
- the mlaE gene encoding lipid asymmetry maintenance ABC transporter permease subunit MlaE has protein sequence MPKRIITGIQNIGHRVIDGVWRLGVASRFFLLVLFKSGTSLRRFNLVIRELYFTGVLSLIIIVVSGLFVGMVLGLQGYETLQKYGSESAVGTLVALSLVRELGPVVAALLFASRAGSAITAEIGLMKATEQLSAMSMMAVDPVARVVAPRFWSGVISMPLLAAIFSVMGVFGGYLVTVVFIGVDEGSFWSQMQDSVDFRFDIMNGFIKSCYFGVAVTAIAVFEGYDAPPTAEGVSGATTRTVVSSSLAILGLDFILTAFMFRGVS, from the coding sequence GTGCCTAAGCGGATCATAACCGGAATTCAGAATATCGGGCATCGCGTGATCGATGGTGTCTGGCGTTTGGGCGTGGCCAGCCGCTTTTTCCTGCTGGTGCTGTTTAAGTCCGGCACCAGTCTGCGCCGCTTCAATCTGGTCATTCGGGAACTGTATTTCACTGGTGTTCTGTCACTGATCATTATTGTCGTATCGGGGCTTTTTGTCGGCATGGTACTAGGGCTGCAGGGTTATGAGACGTTGCAAAAGTATGGCTCGGAATCCGCGGTCGGCACGCTGGTGGCGTTGTCGCTGGTGCGTGAATTGGGACCGGTCGTGGCGGCGCTGTTGTTTGCCAGCCGCGCAGGGTCGGCAATTACCGCCGAGATCGGTTTGATGAAGGCAACCGAGCAATTGTCCGCGATGAGCATGATGGCAGTTGATCCAGTAGCACGCGTGGTCGCGCCGCGCTTCTGGTCGGGAGTAATTTCGATGCCGTTGCTGGCGGCGATATTTTCCGTGATGGGCGTGTTCGGCGGTTATCTCGTGACGGTGGTCTTCATCGGTGTGGATGAAGGGTCTTTCTGGTCGCAGATGCAAGATTCGGTCGATTTCAGGTTTGACATCATGAACGGTTTTATTAAAAGTTGCTATTTCGGCGTTGCGGTTACCGCTATTGCTGTGTTTGAAGGCTATGATGCGCCGCCGACCGCGGAAGGTGTATCGGGAGCCACGACGCGCACGGTGGTGTCGTCGTCATTGGCGATTCTAGGACTTGATTTTATTCTGACCGCTTTCATGTTTAGAGGAGTGAGTTGA